A stretch of the Bradyrhizobium arachidis genome encodes the following:
- a CDS encoding amidohydrolase family protein, protein MQGKIALEEHFAMEGTLQDSAGFAPAEDWIELKARLLDIQDRRLAEMDDHGIEMMLLSLNAPAVQAIPDRGRALELSRRANDFLAEQVAKRPDRFQGLAALPMQDPDAAARELDRCVGALGFRGALVNGFSELAGADHAIYYDRKEFWPFWSEVERLGVPFYLHPRNPLAKDAAIYEGHRWLLGPTWAFGQETAVHALRLMGSGLFDSYPRLQIILGHMGEGLPYSMWRVDNHNKWMRTQNVYPAQRKISDYFRENFYITTSGNFRTQALIDAMLEIGADRILFSADWPFENIDHAADWFDTAAISEGDRLKIGRNNARTLFGLGDASIQSAAEQKNSSISMEETRELLVRNRRA, encoded by the coding sequence ATGCAGGGCAAGATTGCGCTCGAAGAGCATTTCGCGATGGAAGGCACGCTCCAGGACAGCGCGGGCTTCGCGCCGGCCGAGGACTGGATCGAACTCAAGGCACGGCTGCTCGACATCCAGGACCGGCGGCTCGCCGAGATGGATGACCATGGCATCGAGATGATGCTGCTGTCGCTGAACGCGCCGGCGGTGCAAGCCATTCCTGATCGAGGCCGTGCGCTGGAGCTGTCACGGCGCGCCAACGACTTTCTCGCCGAGCAGGTCGCAAAGCGGCCCGACCGTTTCCAGGGGCTCGCCGCGCTGCCGATGCAGGATCCCGACGCGGCCGCGCGCGAGCTCGATCGTTGCGTCGGCGCGCTCGGATTCCGTGGTGCGCTCGTCAACGGCTTCAGCGAGCTCGCCGGCGCCGATCACGCCATCTACTACGACCGCAAGGAGTTTTGGCCGTTCTGGTCGGAGGTCGAGCGTCTCGGCGTTCCCTTTTATCTGCACCCGCGCAATCCGCTTGCGAAGGACGCAGCCATCTACGAGGGGCATCGCTGGCTGTTGGGGCCGACCTGGGCGTTCGGACAGGAGACTGCGGTGCATGCCTTGCGCCTGATGGGCTCCGGCCTGTTCGACTCCTATCCGCGGCTGCAGATCATCCTCGGTCACATGGGCGAGGGGCTGCCTTACTCGATGTGGCGGGTCGACAATCACAACAAGTGGATGCGGACCCAGAACGTCTATCCGGCGCAGCGCAAGATCTCCGACTATTTCCGGGAGAACTTCTACATCACCACGTCGGGCAATTTCCGCACCCAGGCGCTGATCGACGCGATGCTCGAGATCGGCGCCGACCGCATCCTCTTCTCTGCAGACTGGCCATTCGAGAACATCGACCACGCTGCCGACTGGTTCGACACGGCCGCGATCTCCGAAGGCGACCGTCTCAAGATCGGCCGCAACAACGCGCGCACCCTGTTCGGGCTCGGCGACGCATCAATTCAATCTGCCGCAGAGCAGAAGAATTCATCAATTTCAATGGAGGAAACCCGTGAGCTTCTCGTCCGAAATCGACGTGCATGA
- a CDS encoding 3-hydroxybenzoate 6-monooxygenase — protein MRQDPIIIAGGGIGGLAAAIALARKGFLVTVLERASRYQEIGAGIQLGPNAFHAFDRLGLGDAARSIAVFIDQLRLMDAISAEEITNIDLTSYFRRRFGNPYAVVHRGDLHGIFVRACEAHPNVTLRTDCDVVGYEQNSARATALLKSGERITGCLLIGADGLRSRIRQQMVADGAPRIAGHTTYRSVIPTEQMPEDLRWNAATLWAGAKCHLVHYPLSGWKVFNLAITCHNDPVEAFAARPVTHEEVLEGFRDVHPRAKAIIHHGTDWKAWVTSDRDPTDRWTDGRVVLLGDAAHPMLQYFAQGACMALEDAVCLAEELDQTRGDVAHALERYRNARLLRTARVQLQARELGSHVYHPAGVHALLRNQLIREISLERFCENLAWLYQDPFSERPSDAGRKVAQS, from the coding sequence ATGCGACAGGATCCCATCATCATTGCAGGCGGCGGCATCGGCGGACTTGCAGCCGCAATCGCGCTGGCACGGAAGGGTTTTCTGGTCACGGTCCTCGAGCGCGCGTCGCGCTACCAGGAGATCGGCGCCGGCATTCAGCTCGGCCCCAACGCGTTCCACGCCTTCGATCGCCTGGGGCTCGGCGATGCCGCGCGGTCGATCGCCGTCTTCATCGACCAGCTCCGGCTGATGGATGCGATCTCGGCGGAAGAGATCACCAATATCGATCTGACCAGCTATTTCCGCCGCCGCTTCGGCAATCCCTATGCCGTGGTCCATCGCGGCGATCTTCACGGCATCTTCGTCCGCGCCTGCGAGGCGCATCCCAATGTCACCCTGAGGACCGACTGCGACGTCGTCGGCTACGAGCAGAACAGCGCGAGGGCCACGGCCCTGCTCAAGTCCGGCGAGCGTATCACTGGATGCCTGCTGATCGGTGCGGACGGGCTGAGGTCCCGCATTCGCCAGCAAATGGTTGCCGACGGCGCGCCGCGGATTGCCGGCCACACCACCTATCGTTCAGTCATCCCGACCGAGCAGATGCCGGAGGATCTGCGCTGGAATGCGGCGACGCTGTGGGCGGGTGCCAAGTGCCATCTCGTGCATTACCCGCTTTCGGGCTGGAAGGTGTTCAACCTCGCGATCACTTGCCACAACGACCCGGTGGAGGCTTTCGCCGCCAGGCCCGTGACCCATGAGGAGGTCCTCGAGGGTTTTCGCGACGTGCATCCCCGCGCCAAGGCGATCATTCATCACGGAACAGACTGGAAGGCCTGGGTGACCTCTGATCGCGATCCGACCGATCGCTGGACCGACGGCCGTGTCGTCCTCCTCGGCGACGCCGCGCATCCGATGCTGCAATATTTTGCGCAAGGCGCCTGCATGGCGCTCGAGGACGCGGTTTGTCTCGCCGAAGAGCTCGACCAGACGCGAGGTGATGTCGCCCACGCGCTGGAGCGATACAGAAATGCCCGACTGCTGCGCACGGCGCGAGTCCAGCTCCAGGCCCGGGAGCTCGGCAGCCACGTCTATCACCCGGCCGGCGTCCACGCGCTCTTGCGCAATCAGCTCATTCGCGAAATCAGCCTGGAGCGCTTCTGCGAGAACCTCGCCTGGCTCTATCAGGATCCGTTCTCGGAACGGCCGTCAGACGCCGGACGGAAGGTCGCGCAGTCCTGA
- a CDS encoding DoxX family protein: MPTSARSVETAILPDAWVLLFARVAIAPLFLYSGIGKVLAFAVTAGRLPGGADGFGAVLAAGAIAVELGGGMALLLGLFARPAAMALIPFTIAATLMFHNFWAAPAAQVVMQTINFLKNLGLLGALALIATYGPGAFAVQTAIKPGPKGAPGLS, encoded by the coding sequence ATGCCGACTTCCGCCCGCTCCGTTGAGACTGCGATTTTGCCAGATGCCTGGGTGCTTCTGTTCGCGCGCGTTGCGATTGCGCCCCTGTTTCTCTACAGCGGCATCGGAAAGGTGCTGGCATTTGCCGTGACCGCTGGCCGGCTTCCCGGCGGTGCCGACGGATTTGGCGCCGTCCTCGCCGCAGGTGCCATCGCAGTCGAGCTCGGAGGAGGCATGGCCCTGTTGCTCGGCCTGTTCGCGCGTCCGGCGGCCATGGCCCTGATCCCGTTCACGATCGCCGCGACGCTGATGTTTCACAATTTCTGGGCGGCGCCGGCGGCGCAGGTGGTCATGCAGACCATCAACTTCCTGAAGAATCTCGGCCTGCTCGGGGCTCTCGCGCTCATCGCGACTTACGGACCGGGCGCCTTTGCCGTGCAGACGGCCATCAAACCCGGCCCCAAAGGCGCGCCCGGGCTCTCCTGA
- a CDS encoding MFS transporter has translation MSFSSEIDVHEELSGAPIGPFHKLLGILITLITLFDGYDTFNPAYVIHYVLQPWGLAPSQAGLLVSSGLVGFLFGAIGHGSVADRFGRRGTLLAGLWIVNVFTLLTAVLANDFWSYCALRFVTGLGLGVLLPLGTTFINELAPKRVSNTFSLWGVTLGWSLGGVCAGLVGVFLTPHYGWQILYYVGALSIPLTFVAHAILPESPRFLAARSRVPELRALLARLRPERAAVYRDATFASVESKPPQNIIGALLGPCYRRVSLTIWITAFLSLFAIFGLTGWIPTVMLKRGETFAASFGFGALMQATSFIGGLTLAMLADRNFALTPRYLATWWLSGGIAVLALVFVSGHGVNLAIVAIAGFCIIGAQHVLNNFTAGSYETCLRASGVGMELGIGRVGAILGPYVIGLLQQVTGGPDAVFWAIGGASIVGALAIGSLGLAAAHRLPSADVAPAEG, from the coding sequence GTGAGCTTCTCGTCCGAAATCGACGTGCATGAGGAATTGTCCGGCGCTCCGATCGGCCCGTTCCACAAGCTGCTTGGCATTCTGATCACACTCATCACGCTGTTCGACGGCTATGACACCTTCAATCCGGCCTATGTCATCCACTACGTGCTCCAGCCTTGGGGGCTCGCGCCAAGTCAGGCGGGCCTCCTGGTGAGCTCGGGTCTGGTCGGCTTCCTGTTCGGCGCGATCGGTCACGGCAGCGTGGCGGATCGCTTCGGCCGGCGCGGCACGCTGCTCGCCGGTCTTTGGATCGTCAACGTCTTCACCTTGTTGACGGCTGTGCTCGCAAACGATTTCTGGAGCTACTGTGCCTTGCGCTTCGTCACCGGGCTCGGCCTCGGCGTGCTGCTGCCGCTGGGCACGACCTTCATCAACGAGCTCGCGCCGAAGCGCGTCAGCAACACGTTCTCGCTGTGGGGCGTGACGCTGGGCTGGTCGCTCGGCGGCGTCTGTGCCGGCCTCGTCGGCGTGTTCCTGACGCCGCACTATGGCTGGCAGATCCTCTATTACGTCGGCGCGCTGTCGATTCCTCTGACCTTCGTGGCCCACGCCATTCTGCCGGAAAGCCCGCGGTTCCTGGCGGCCCGGTCGCGCGTCCCGGAACTGCGCGCATTGCTCGCGCGGCTGCGGCCGGAGCGCGCGGCCGTCTATCGGGATGCGACGTTTGCCTCAGTCGAGAGCAAGCCCCCGCAGAACATCATCGGTGCCTTGCTCGGACCATGCTATCGCCGTGTCTCCCTGACCATCTGGATCACGGCATTCCTCAGCCTGTTCGCGATCTTTGGCCTTACGGGCTGGATTCCGACCGTCATGCTGAAGCGCGGCGAGACCTTTGCGGCCTCGTTCGGCTTCGGGGCCCTGATGCAGGCGACGTCCTTCATCGGCGGTCTGACGCTTGCGATGCTGGCCGACCGCAACTTTGCGCTGACGCCGCGCTACCTCGCGACATGGTGGCTGAGCGGCGGGATTGCCGTACTGGCGCTTGTCTTCGTCAGCGGCCATGGCGTCAATCTCGCGATCGTTGCCATTGCCGGCTTCTGCATCATCGGCGCCCAGCACGTCCTCAACAATTTCACCGCCGGCTCATACGAGACTTGTCTGCGCGCCAGCGGCGTGGGGATGGAATTGGGCATTGGCCGGGTCGGAGCGATTTTGGGCCCCTACGTCATCGGTCTCTTGCAGCAGGTCACCGGTGGTCCCGACGCCGTGTTCTGGGCGATCGGCGGCGCGTCCATCGTCGGCGCATTGGCGATTGGATCGCTGGGCCTTGCCGCAGCCCACCGTCTGCCGAGCGCCGATGTTGCGCCGGCGGAGGGATGA
- a CDS encoding mandelate racemase/muconate lactonizing enzyme family protein, whose translation MIITAIRTHILEAKLSQPFAYSRAWYDTRTAMLVEIETGDGLTGWGECYGPARMTAAVVNAVAPWLIGEDPLRTEYLWRTIYARLRDHGQKGVVIEGLSGIDIALWDIKGKHFGVPVHRLMGGALRNEVKAYATGLYRRKSGEPQRYLPEEAAAYVAEGFGAVKLKVGFGIAEDAAVTRAVREAIGPDIALMVDANHAYDATAAIRLGRLIEPLDIGWFEEPVPPEDVAGYREVKSALSIPIAGGECEFTRYGFRELLTSRALDIAQPDTCAAGGLTECKKIADMSEAFGIRYNPHVWGTGVAIAASLQLLAVLPSHTPPSLAPLEPLLEFDRTEHPIRQAILTQPIEHARGIVRIPDGPGLGIEIDRKALTRFAVSPSS comes from the coding sequence ATGATCATCACTGCAATCCGCACGCACATCCTCGAGGCAAAGCTGTCGCAGCCCTTTGCCTATTCGCGCGCCTGGTACGACACCAGGACCGCGATGCTGGTCGAGATCGAAACCGGCGACGGGCTAACCGGCTGGGGCGAATGCTATGGACCGGCGCGGATGACCGCGGCTGTCGTGAACGCGGTGGCGCCGTGGCTGATCGGCGAGGACCCGCTGCGCACCGAATATCTGTGGCGGACCATCTATGCGCGGTTGCGCGATCACGGACAGAAGGGCGTCGTGATCGAGGGCCTGAGCGGCATCGACATCGCGCTCTGGGACATCAAGGGCAAGCATTTTGGCGTGCCTGTCCATCGCCTCATGGGCGGCGCGCTCCGCAACGAGGTCAAGGCCTACGCGACCGGGCTCTACCGGCGCAAGTCGGGCGAACCGCAACGATATCTGCCCGAGGAGGCCGCTGCTTACGTCGCGGAAGGGTTTGGTGCCGTCAAGCTGAAGGTCGGATTTGGCATTGCAGAGGACGCCGCGGTGACCCGCGCGGTGCGCGAGGCGATCGGGCCTGACATCGCACTGATGGTCGACGCCAATCACGCCTATGACGCCACGGCCGCGATCCGGCTCGGACGGCTGATCGAGCCGCTCGATATCGGGTGGTTCGAGGAGCCGGTCCCGCCGGAGGACGTCGCGGGCTATCGGGAGGTCAAATCAGCTCTTTCGATTCCAATCGCCGGCGGTGAATGCGAGTTCACGCGCTACGGTTTTCGCGAGCTGCTCACCTCGCGTGCCCTCGACATCGCGCAACCCGACACCTGCGCGGCCGGCGGCCTCACCGAATGCAAGAAGATCGCCGACATGAGCGAGGCATTCGGTATCCGCTACAATCCGCATGTCTGGGGCACTGGCGTTGCGATCGCCGCCTCGCTGCAGCTCCTCGCGGTGCTGCCCTCGCACACGCCACCGTCGCTCGCGCCGCTGGAGCCCCTGCTCGAATTCGACCGCACCGAACATCCGATCCGCCAGGCGATCCTGACGCAGCCGATCGAGCATGCGAGGGGCATCGTCCGCATTCCCGACGGCCCCGGGCTCGGGATCGAGATCGACCGCAAGGCGCTTACGCGCTTTGCGGTGAGCCCGTCGTCGTAG
- a CDS encoding MarR family winged helix-turn-helix transcriptional regulator — MYRFSNSLPYLLARLGVRMGDLFARVIRHEKLSLPMYRVLAALSEQGHPLRLGEIAELTSADISTLSRMVAEMSRAGLLTRDRPENDQRSLQVALTPRGAELASRLMPLAAYYEEVATGSMSAREAAELKRVLVELYHNIDRLEQEVEAGLIKVPPPARPKETRDERPEAKTKTSQPRGKTSRK, encoded by the coding sequence ATGTACCGATTTTCGAATTCGCTTCCCTACCTGCTCGCCCGGCTCGGCGTGCGGATGGGCGACCTGTTCGCGCGCGTGATCCGTCACGAGAAGTTGTCGCTTCCGATGTATCGCGTACTCGCCGCGCTGTCGGAGCAAGGTCACCCGTTGCGGCTCGGGGAAATCGCCGAGCTGACGTCTGCCGACATCTCAACCCTGTCGCGCATGGTCGCAGAGATGAGCCGCGCCGGTCTCCTGACGCGCGACCGGCCCGAGAACGATCAGCGCAGCCTTCAGGTCGCCCTGACGCCCAGGGGCGCCGAGCTGGCGTCACGGCTGATGCCGCTCGCTGCCTATTATGAAGAGGTCGCGACCGGCAGCATGTCCGCCAGGGAAGCGGCGGAGCTCAAGCGCGTGCTGGTCGAGCTCTACCACAACATCGATCGGCTCGAGCAGGAAGTCGAGGCCGGCTTGATCAAGGTGCCGCCGCCGGCGCGGCCAAAAGAAACCCGCGACGAACGGCCGGAGGCGAAAACCAAGACAAGCCAGCCGCGCGGCAAGACATCACGAAAATAG